AACTTTTGAAAGTGGTCCATTAAATAAAATTTATGCGAAGGCAGGTTATCGCATTTTAATGCAGATCGTTATTTAAAAAAAAGCCCAAGCAAAAGTCTTGGGCTTTTTGATTGCTTAAATGCGATGTGCAGGAAATAAAAGTCGAGTGTAATGCTGGGTGGCCCATAGACCTGTAGCTGTCGCATGTAAATTTGGCGCCAAATAGGGCTTGAGTAAGCTGAGTTGGTGTTTTAGATCATTCGACTGTTGAATCGATTTTTTTAACTGACCTAGTTCGAATACATCTTCATTTGTCTTCAATTGCTTAGAGGTCTGAGCCGTTGAATGCTCTAAGTGTGTGGGTTTAAGTCGAGTACTTAAACGTGCACCTTGGATCCAATCTTTGATGATTTGTTTTTCGGTTGCATTAAACACCCCAAACATACGACCGTTGGGCTGATCAATCATTTGCCAAAATCGACTGTTTTCTACAGCTTCATTTTGAATAATACATTTTTTTTCAATTAAAATATTTAAGAAGTCTTGGATTTGATCTGGATCTGATAACCACTGGTTGATGGTTTTTCCTGCAAATTGACATTTGTCATTATGAATAAACTGTCCAATACGGGCTTTGTCTTGAAAGACTCGAAGCACAAACTGTTCAAGATCAAGTTCAGCAATAATTTGGCTAGAGCTTTTTCCAATATCGTTGAGCAGATACCCCTGTTTAACTCTCTTTATATAAATAGCTTGATCTTTGGCAGTGCTTAGCCCTTGATAAAAGGCATCGATTGACCGCTTCGCATGTCCATTGTGCAGATTATCAATGGTGATATGCACATTAAAATACTGCGGATCGATGCCTAATTCCTGTAATTCGTAATTACTAATCAGAAGATGCAAGGGTAGTTGCTCATAAGCTAAGTTAAAGCCAATCACCCAAGCCAAATCGTCTACCCCAACATGCGCTAAAGCAAGCTGTACAGCGGCCTGTTCGTAATAGATGGGTGATAGTGGTTGGGTAACCTGTTCTAGCCCGTGCTGACACAGCAAATCTTGATACATGCAGACATGATTTGCGAGCGGATCCCCCAAGCCCAGTTCCTCTAAATAAGTCAAAATCAGATCTTGATGCGCGTGCAGATCAGCTTGCTCAAGCACAGCGTACAACCATGCGCCATCAACAAACTTAACAGGGGCAACTTTGGTCAAAAATTCAAAAGCATGGGATACCGTTGGGAAATATTCACGAGCTTGCTGTTGTTTTCGCCGTGCAAGATAATCTTGAAATTTTGTACAGGTGCGCTGTAAATGCGTATAACAATACTGCTCGATTTGAGTAACATCATCTATCCAATCTAAAGTACTTAAATCAGTGCTTGAGTCAAGTTGACTTACCAAGTGATTTAAATGACGAATCGCCTCATTTTTTTTTCATGCTGAGAAATAAAAGCATCTTGAAAAAAAATGACACGTTGTTTGGGATTTTTTAGATTCAATTCTTTTGATTTTAATAATGATGCAGGTAAACAAAACTGTGTATTTATAAACATAATCTTATCCTTGCATTCTTATGCTTCTACCTTAAGCATCAAATATTCAGCTTGTGTTTAAATTTTGTGCTGTTTGTGATAGAGATTAATTTTTATCTTCTGGTAGTTTTAAACGTTTGTAACCACATTGAACTGAATAGGGTGGAAGTGAAATTGAAGCACGGATTTTTAAATCAGTCTATGTGAGGTATGAATACAAAATCTTATAAAAAATAAATGATTAATCCTGTGTATTTAGAATGTTGTGCATTTAGAATTTAATGAATATTCATTAGAAAGTACATTTTGTTGAAATGAAAAAAGCCCAAGTCACAATGCTTGGGCTTTTCTTAAAGATGTTGCCATCTTGAATATGGCGTCCCTACGGGGATTCGAACCCCGGTTACCGCCGTGAAAGGGCGATGTCCTAGGCCTCTAGACGATAGGGACAGTGTGAAGTAAATATATTTAAACCATTCCAGTATCTCGGAATTTAATGGCGTCCCTACGGGGATTCGAACCCCGGTTACCGCCGTGAAAGGGCGATGTCCTAGGCCTCTAGACGATAGGGACTAAATAAACATATATACTTCTGAAATTGGCGTCCCTACGGGGATTCGAACCCCGGTTACCGCCGTGAAAGGGCGATGTCCTAGGCCTCTAGACGATAGGGACGTTTCAGAGGTGGGCGTATATTAGGGCGGATATGCAGATGTGTCAAACCTTTTTCAGGGCTAATCTAGAAAATTGCAATCAAGTGAATAAAAACAGATCATATTTTGAAAATATGCTTTTAAATTAGACATTTTAACGCTAATGCTTGGATGCATTTCTTCAGGATTGAGGAAATACGCATCTCGATAATTAAAGACAAATTTCAAATGTATAGTTAAAGTGACTTATTCACAGATGAACAGT
This genomic window from Acinetobacter sp. TGL-Y2 contains:
- a CDS encoding iron-containing redox enzyme family protein, which gives rise to MVSQLDSSTDLSTLDWIDDVTQIEQYCYTHLQRTCTKFQDYLARRKQQQAREYFPTVSHAFEFLTKVAPVKFVDGAWLYAVLEQADLHAHQDLILTYLEELGLGDPLANHVCMYQDLLCQHGLEQVTQPLSPIYYEQAAVQLALAHVGVDDLAWVIGFNLAYEQLPLHLLISNYELQELGIDPQYFNVHITIDNLHNGHAKRSIDAFYQGLSTAKDQAIYIKRVKQGYLLNDIGKSSSQIIAELDLEQFVLRVFQDKARIGQFIHNDKCQFAGKTINQWLSDPDQIQDFLNILIEKKCIIQNEAVENSRFWQMIDQPNGRMFGVFNATEKQIIKDWIQGARLSTRLKPTHLEHSTAQTSKQLKTNEDVFELGQLKKSIQQSNDLKHQLSLLKPYLAPNLHATATGLWATQHYTRLLFPAHRI